GTCTAGATGCCCCCTCGGTTTTATACCTTTTTTAGGGCTTCCTCCAAGGCCGTTATTAGGTCCTCTTCATCCTCTATTCCTAAAGCTATCCTCACGAGGTTGTCCCTTATACCTGCTTTTTCCCTTTCCTCCCTTGGCATGTAGTAGTGGCTTGTGGTTACGGGTTGGGTTATAAGGGTTTCAACCCCTCCGAGGCTTGGGGCTATGAAGCCCAGCTTGAAGTTGTCCACCAGCTTGGCGGCCTCCCTGAACCCTCCCTTAACCTCGAAGCTTACGACCCCGCCGAATCCCCCACTCATCTGTTTTAGGGCTATTTCATGGCCTGGATGGGATGGGAGACCCGGATAATACACCCTCTCAACCTTAGGGTGGCCCTCCAGGAACTCGGCTACGGCCTGGGCGTTGGAGTTATGGCGGCTAACCCTCAGGGCCAGCGTCTTCAACCCCCTGAGGAGGAGCCATGCCGCATGGGGATCTAATACGCCGCCTAAGACCTTACGTACGCCCCAGATCTTCGAGATGTCCTCTCGAGACCCAGCTACCACCCCGCCTATGAGGTCGCTGTGGCCGCCCAGATACTTCGTGGCGCTGTGAACCACCAGATCCACCCCGAAATCCATGGGCCTCTGGTTATAGGGTGTAGCGAAGGTATTATCCACGATCGTCTTAGCGCCCTCGGAGCGGGCTAGATCCACCACCTCGGCCAAGTCCACGATCCCCAGCAGGGGGTTTGTAGGGGTCTCGAGGAAGAGGAGATTGCAGCCCTTCTCCAGCTCCTCCTTTATGGAGGAGGTATCTGAACCCTTCGTTAAGGCGACCTCGACGCCGAACCTAGGCAGGAACTCCGTGAACAGCTCATAGGTTCCACCGTATACCTCCCTTAATGATACCATCCTATCCCCTTCCTCCAGGAAGGCCAATACCGCGCTGGAGACAGCTGCCATCCCGGAGGAGAAGGCGAGGCAGTCCTCGGCTCCTTCGAGGGCGGCAACCTTCTCCTCCGCAGCCCTAACCGTAGGGTTCCCATATCTGGTGTAGATGTAGCCTCTCCTCCTCCCTGAGGCGACCTCCAAGAGGGTGTCGGTGGACTCGAAGGCGAAGGTTGAGGTCTGATAGATGGGTACGGTGACGGAGCCGCTGTAGGGATCCAGGAACTCCCCGGCATGGACGGAGAGCGTAGAGAAACCTCCACGTTTAACCAATAACACTACTCCCCCGACATTCACTAAACATTTTACCCGGGTTGCCCTTTAAATCTCTTTATCTTCAATAAATCTCTTTAATAGAAGAGGCCTTGAATGGAGCCTAGAATGAGAGATGGGGGAGGTACTCGCCGTGGACTGGGCTGGCTCCACACAAAAGGATGACTTGGGGAGACCGAGCGAAGAGGGGCTTCGAGGCTGCGCCGTAAACCATCAGGCTTAACATCAGGGTCTACTAGTTGATGCTCTAATGGGGTTGTGGAAAATAGTGGAAGGGGTTTAAGCTCCTCTCAATTCAGGTTCATTCGATCCTTAGCGTTTAGGGATGTCGTTAGTATTTTAAGTTTTCATGGGGGAGTTATCTTTATCGCCTGTGTCGGGCATTGTATCTCGCAGGCCATGCATTGGATGCATTCCGACTCCCTGACGGGATCCGATTTCCTGTCCGAGACTGGATGGCCCGGTGAATCCACCATCTCGAAGACGTTGACTGGGCAGACCCCCACGCATACCTCGTCGCCGTTGCATATGTCCTGATCCACGGCCACGTTGGTCCCATGGATCCCAAGCTTCCCAGGCGGGCTCCATTCCCTCCAGACCGTGTGGCCGCTATGCTCAGAAACCTTCTCGAACTTCTTCATGAACTCGGGATCTATGGGCAAGTCTTACGCCTCAAAT
This region of Candidatus Bathyarchaeota archaeon genomic DNA includes:
- a CDS encoding PLP-dependent transferase, whose protein sequence is MLLVKRGGFSTLSVHAGEFLDPYSGSVTVPIYQTSTFAFESTDTLLEVASGRRRGYIYTRYGNPTVRAAEEKVAALEGAEDCLAFSSGMAAVSSAVLAFLEEGDRMVSLREVYGGTYELFTEFLPRFGVEVALTKGSDTSSIKEELEKGCNLLFLETPTNPLLGIVDLAEVVDLARSEGAKTIVDNTFATPYNQRPMDFGVDLVVHSATKYLGGHSDLIGGVVAGSREDISKIWGVRKVLGGVLDPHAAWLLLRGLKTLALRVSRHNSNAQAVAEFLEGHPKVERVYYPGLPSHPGHEIALKQMSGGFGGVVSFEVKGGFREAAKLVDNFKLGFIAPSLGGVETLITQPVTTSHYYMPREEREKAGIRDNLVRIALGIEDEEDLITALEEALKKV
- a CDS encoding ferredoxin family protein, whose product is MPIDPEFMKKFEKVSEHSGHTVWREWSPPGKLGIHGTNVAVDQDICNGDEVCVGVCPVNVFEMVDSPGHPVSDRKSDPVRESECIQCMACEIQCPTQAIKITPP